ATAAATTTAAAGAGACAGCCGTCTCCAAATGGGCTGCTGAAGCATTAAAACAGGAATATTATGAAACCTGTAAACCCGATTTGGCAATTATCAATAACGGGGGCATCAGAAAAGCTGTTCCCGCAGGACCTGTTACCCTGAAAGATATGTCCGAATTATTTCCTTTCAATAACTACATAGTTCTATTTTCCTGTTATGGAAGAGATTTATTGGCTATGGAAGCCCTGAATAAAGAAATCGCCAAAAATAAACCCTACGATATTGTGCAAACAAGCTCTACTCAATGGAAAAAGAAAAAACGGTTTTTTGGTTTGCTAAAGCCCAAAGAGGTTTATTATATTAATGGAAAACCGGTTGACCCGGATAAAATTTACCGGGTTGTAAGCATTGACTATATTTTGGGGCAGTGGGATAAATACCTTAATTTTAAACCCTTTGAGGTGCAGGAAACGGGAGACCTTTTTCCCGAAGTGATGATTAGACAAATAAAAGAGCCCCATTGAAAAAGGTTTAATTCCGGAGGGTTGACCTCCCGGTCAACCACCTCTACGCTTTCTTTTTTTCCGGAGGGTTGACCTCCCGGTCAACCACCTCTACGCTTTCTTTCTTTACCGAATGGCAAACGGCAACGAAACACCAGTGTTACCACTAAACGACGAGGACGCCGTTTTTCCGGAAAAAAAACCCCAAAGGGCAACACAAAAATAGCGATGGGTGCGTAAGCCCCTCGTTAAATTCACGATTTCAACGGCGGGAGGTTTTGACTTACAATTTTGCCAATGCCATCACAGAAACCACAACCCACAAATTGTAAACAATGGCAACCGCACTGCAACTGATTTCCTCATTTCAAAATTGTGAGTTAAAACAAGAACTCCGAACACTGGCAACCGAGTTACACCAACCCCTCAATTTTTGTTTTAACTCTAAACCGAGCTTCAGCTTTGACAGTATCGGACAATGAATAAATTTCCTGTTACCTCTAAATCTCGTTGCAACCACAAAAAGGGTCGGTTTAGAGTCAAAACTCCACCACCGCAAAATTGTGAGTTAAAACAAAAGCAAGCCATTAGCAAACTGGATATCTCGTTCCCAAAGAAATCCCGGAATTCTTCCTATAACATTCCGATATGACTCCCGTATCGTTCCGGTATCGCGATATGGGAAAGATACGGGAATCTCATTCGCGGCATAGCAGAAACGAGAAGGAATTGATAAACAAATATCTTGGGGATGAATGCTGCGGAAAGCAGTTGGTTTTGACTCTAAACCGATTCTTTTTGTGTTTGAAACTATCTGCAGAAGCAACAGGAAATTTATCCTTTGTCCGATACTGTCAAAGCTGAAGCTCGGTTTAGAGTTAAAACAAAAATTTAGGTGAAAATTGTAAGTTAAAACTTCGCTTCTTCATTCAGGCAATAACTCTACATTTAATATCCCGCTTTGTAACAAAGGCATCCTTGCAATAATCTGATTACTTTTAATAAACCAGGCACCTCCACAGTATCTTATCTCCTCTTTTGCATTTTCCTCAATGCAATTGCATACAATAACTGGTTTACCAAGTTTTTGATATTCATTCAGATAGAAGGGAAATTCTTCTTCATCCCAATTTTTCTGAAAGTCATTTATACAGGGAAAACTCCTTGCCATTATATGGAAATAAAAATCAGGATTTGCCCGGATAAGCTGATTAAGTATCTCCGGTTCAAACAAATCCCCGCAGATTAAAATACCGATTTTTCCGTAAACAGTATCTGCAAATCCGGGTTTAACTCCGCAGGAATAATCGTTTGCAGTAACTTCAGAAGGCAGCCACCCCTTGGATATTCTCTGATAATGAACAGCAATATGCCCAAATTTATCAAAAAGCACAAAGCTGTCATAGATGCAGCATTTTTCTATTTCCAAAAAGCCAAAACCGATGCCTATTGAGTGTTGCTTCGCTTTTTGCTGTAAGGATTTTATTTCCGGAGAATTTATTGCAAGGCAATTTTGACTGTCCTGGGAGTATATACCTGTTATGTTCAAACCCCCTAAACTGGCTTCAGGAAAAATAATCAGGTCGTTTTTTTGGGCGCTTGCTATGTTTATATACTTATGCATTTCAGCAAGTGCCTGGTCAATATTTTCAATGACCGGAAAGATACAAGCGGATATTTTCATAATTCCAGGTTGATGGTAACAGGACCTTCATTTACCAGTTC
This genomic interval from Candidatus Cloacimonas sp. contains the following:
- a CDS encoding carbon-nitrogen hydrolase family protein — protein: MKISACIFPVIENIDQALAEMHKYINIASAQKNDLIIFPEASLGGLNITGIYSQDSQNCLAINSPEIKSLQQKAKQHSIGIGFGFLEIEKCCIYDSFVLFDKFGHIAVHYQRISKGWLPSEVTANDYSCGVKPGFADTVYGKIGILICGDLFEPEILNQLIRANPDFYFHIMARSFPCINDFQKNWDEEEFPFYLNEYQKLGKPVIVCNCIEENAKEEIRYCGGAWFIKSNQIIARMPLLQSGILNVELLPE